A part of Oncorhynchus kisutch isolate 150728-3 linkage group LG2, Okis_V2, whole genome shotgun sequence genomic DNA contains:
- the LOC109909540 gene encoding sialic acid-binding Ig-like lectin 5 gives MWVLISAALLLSLTERATCDKLAAPPTASSWTITFSPAEITAEKGLCAVISCTFTHPDNIKPTAAIWFKCPKGKCDEDKIIIFHSNKPSKAQEGYKQRVSLLETDLTKNNCSVIINDISENDAGEYQFRLPGSNTSQKKVKITVSALTQKPSVLTPPLTEGKPATLTCTAPGMCSGTPPNITWTWRGTGDNITELRDNITIQEREDLTTMTTTHFSTLTFTPSAEHHNMMVTCQVTFQKKIQIEETVTLNVAYVKDPQITGNEMVKEDGTLDLTCSVDSYPPSDITWSKNGTSAPLQNYTENATLTISNVTRQHAGEYVCTVQHLNRTMTASTVVTVMYLPVILPGSGCVDQAEVMTCVCVSQGFPSPHIVWPLLELNTERCSLTTSVLCSSVNSTISLPVGHHNNTTVECVSSNVVGVVREKLQVTQNKSQEKQREKELEGIIALLSDLKLITAFVVGAALSATICSIFLCLKGKCKRQKERIPMYSDCKSPFMNLEMVTCEDQQTDAGQAVGGEQTPLQLELSEGAENGGPHTSGAAGKFATGEELNEVDYARINYSLLKKKTPEEAEKKTTTTESDYAKIKREKKKEGDEDGGEGSGVNMGKDEEKENSKPAAESDEDTALYSNVKAIMGGGE, from the exons ATGTGGGTCCTCATCTCGGCagctctacttctctctctgacagagaGAGCCACATGCGATA AACTGGCAGCACCACCAACAGCATCATCCTGGACCATCACCTTCAGTCCAGCAGAAATAACAGCAGAGAAGGGACTATGTGCTGTTATTTCATGTACTTTCACTCACCCTGATAACATCAAGCCTACCGCTGCAATATGGTTCAAGTGCCCAAAGGGCAAATGTGATGAGGATAAAATCATAATTTTCCACTCCAATAAACCCTCTAAAGCTCAGGAGGGTTATAAACAGAGAGTGTCTCTACTGGAGACTGATCTGACAAAGAATAACTGTAGTGTGATCATCAACGACATCAGCGAGAATGATGCTGGAGAGTATCAATTCAGACTTCCAGGTTCAAATACATCCCAGAAGAAAGTGAAAATCACAGTGAGCG CTCTGACCCAGAAGCCCTCAGTGTTGACTCCTCCTCTGACAGAGGGAAAACCAGCTACTCTGACCTGCACCGCCCCGGGGATGTGCTCTGGAACTCCTCCTAACATCACATGGAcatggagaggaacaggagacaaCATCACTGAGCTCAGAGACAACATCaccatacaggagagagaggacctgACCACTATGACAACAACCCACTTCTCAACGTTGACCTTTACCCCCTCAGCTGAACACCACAACATGATGGTTACGTGTCAAGTAACCTTCCAGAAAAAAATTCAAATTGAAGAGACAGTAACTTTGAATGTGGCAT ATGTGAAAGACCCCCAAATAACTGGAAATGAAATGGTGAAGGAGGATGGTACCCTGGATCTGACCTGCAGTGTTGACAGTTACCCTCCATCTGACATCACTTGGAGTAAGAACGGGACAAGTGCCCCACTTCAGAATTACACTGAAAATGCCACTCTCACCATCTCCAATGTGACAAGACAACATGCTGGGGAGTATGTGTGTACAGTTCAACACCTCAACAGGACTATGACAGCTTCCACTGTTGTCACTGTGATGT ACCTTCCTGTGATTCTTCCTGGCTCTGGGTGTGTGGACCAGGCAGAGGtcatgacctgtgtgtgtgtcagtcaggggTTTCCCTCACCCCACATAGTGTGGCCACTGCTGGAGCTCAACACAGAGAGGTGCAGCCTCACTACGtcagtgttgtgttcctcagtgaACAGCACCATCAGTCTGCCTGTTGgacaccacaacaacaccactgtggagtgtgtcagcagcaaTGTGGTGGGTGTAGTGAGAGAGAAGCTGCAGGTCACACAAAATAAGAGCCAAGAAAAGCAAAGAG AGAAGGAATTGGAAGGCATTATAGCTTTGCTGTCGGACCTAAAACTGATTACTGCATTTGTGGTTGGTGCAGCCCTCTCAGCCACCATCTGTTCTATCTTCCTCTGTTTGAAAGGGAAATGTAAAAG ACAAAAAGAGAGGATCCCAATGTACTCAGACTGCAAAAGCCCTTTCATGAACCTGGAGATGGTGACATGTGAAGACCAACAG ACGGATGCAGGACAGGCTGTGGGGGGCGAACAGACCCCTCTGCAGTTGGAGCTGAGCGAGGGAGCTGAAAATGGAGGGCCCCATACCAGTGGAGCCGCGGGAAAATTTGCCACAGGGGAAGAACTAAATGAAGTGGACTACGCCAGAATCAACTACTCCTTGCTGAAGAAGAAGACTCCTGAGGAGGCAGAGAAGAAGACCACTACCACAGAGTCAGACTACGCCAAAAtcaaaagagagaagaagaaagaaggggatgaagatggaggagaggggagtggtgTGAATATGGGGAAGGATGAGGAGAAAGAGAACAGTAAGCCAGCAGCAGAGTCAGATGAGGATACAGCGCTTTACTCCAACGTCAAGGCTATTATGGGTGGTGGTGAGTGA